A window of the Henckelia pumila isolate YLH828 chromosome 3, ASM3356847v2, whole genome shotgun sequence genome harbors these coding sequences:
- the LOC140888861 gene encoding uncharacterized protein, giving the protein MTPFSKIPMFSKEDFDDWKIRMQAHLSALDDDMWFVITDGPLEITKVNTAIALSGGGTQYIEKPRIEWTAEDKMKANLYNVAKDILYKTLDKNTFSKIKMCKIGKEIWEKFIQLCEGNEQTKENKLSVATQKFDNIKMRSGESMSEFDERVSSIVIELNGLGKTYPNREVILKVIRGLPKEWDVKTMAMRESKDLNKLELHDLFADLKAYEFELQTREEVSLPHN; this is encoded by the coding sequence ATGACTCCATTCAGTAAGATTCCTATGTTCTCAAAGGAAGAttttgatgactggaaaattcgcatgcaagcACATTTATCAGCActagatgatgacatgtggtttgTCATCACTGACGGACCTCTTGAGATTACAAAGGTTAATACTGCCATAGCGCTCTCCGGAGGTGGTACTCAATACATTGAGAAACCTAGAATTGAATGGACTGCCGAAGACAAAATGAAGGCAAACTTGTACAATGTGGCTAAGGATATCTTGTATAAAACTCTTGACAAGAATACCTTTAGCAAAATCAAGATGTGCAAAATTGGAAAAGAGATTTGGGAAAAGTTTATTCAACTTTGTGAGGGAAATGAACaaaccaaggaaaacaagctatCTGTAGCTACTCAAAAATTTGACAACATCAAAATGAGATCAGGAGAATCAATGTCAGAGTTTGACGAAAGAGTTAGCAGCATTGTTATTGAGCTCAACGGATTGGGGAAAACATATCCCAACAGGGAAGTTATCCTCAAAGTAATTCGAGGCCTTCCCAAAGAGTGGGATGTAAAAACAATGGCCATGAGAGAATCAAAAGATTTGAACAAATTAGAACTGCATGACCTGTTTGCAGATCTAAAAGCATATGAGTTCGAATTACAGACTCGAGAGGAAGTCAGTCTACCTCACAACTGA